A part of Sparus aurata chromosome 19, fSpaAur1.1, whole genome shotgun sequence genomic DNA contains:
- the LOC115570395 gene encoding putative nuclease HARBI1: MACPFDNDPVDEGAALLRRELNIRREMIIRPRIDVLAFPDIYLFERYRFTSQSIIYIHNLIRPYISNITNRSHALTSQQILCVALRFFANGSFLYNVGDAEHLSKATVCRAVRKVCLALKRLLPIFVIFPGHKPVRAIKEEFHRIAGFPSVIGYIDGTHIPITAPSHNEADYVNRKSIHSINVQIVCDAAYIISNVEAKWPGSVHDSRIYRESNLSNRLQRGEFDGHLLGDRGYPCQPRLLTPYPDPEPSPQQNFNRAHCRTRARVEMTIGLLKARFQCLRHLRVTPERAFNIIVACVVLHNIATIRGEQHPALQIEDPDDDPIHLSAMQDGRAVRDAICHHHFSD; this comes from the exons atggcatgtccttttgataatgatcccgtggatgaaggtgcagcattactgcgcagagaattaaatattcgtcgggagatgattatcagaccgcgcatcgatgttcttgcatttccagacatttatctttttgagcggtaccgtttcacgtcacagtccatcatttacatacacaacctaatccgtccttacatttccaacattaccaaccgaagtcatgctctcacatcccagcagatattgtgtgttgcgctgcgtttttttgcaaatgggagttttttgtACAACGttggagatgcagagcacttgagcaaggcaactgtgtgccgagcggtcagaaaagtgtgcctcgccctgaaacggctactacccatctttgtCATTTTCCCTGGACATAAACCTGTCAGAGCCATCAAGGAGGAGTTCCACAGGATTGCAG gATTTCCCAGTGTGATTGGCTACATAGATGGCACACACATCCccatcacagctccatcacatAATGAAGCAGATTATGTGAATAGAAAGTCCATTCACAGCATAAATGTGCAG ATCGTATGTGATGCTGCATACATCATTTCCAATGTGGAGGCCAAGTGGCCTGGGTCTGTTCATGACTCAAGGATTTATCGAGAGTCTAACCTGAGCAACAGACTGCAACGTG GAGAGTTTGATGGCCATCTTCTGGGTGACAGGGGTTACCCATGCCAACCTAGGCTGCTGACCCCTTACCCTGACCCTGAACCAAGCCCCCAACAGAACTTCAACCGGGCTCACTGCAGGACGAGAGCCCGGGTTGAGATGACCATAGGCCTGCTGAAAGCCCGTTTCCAGTGCCTACGTCACCTCAGGGTGACCCCTGAGAGGGCCTTTAATATTATTGTGGCATGTGTTGTTCTTCATAATATTGCCACTATTAGAGGAGAGCAACACCCTGCCCTACAAATTGAAGACCCCGATGATGACCCCATCCACCTGTCAGCTATGCAGGATGGCAGAGCAGTCAGAGACGCCATATGCCATCATCACTTTAGTGATTga